DNA sequence from the Phycisphaerae bacterium genome:
CGGGGCGCCGTCGCCTGGAAAAGGTGGGGGCCGTATCTAAGCGAGCGGCAATGGGGCACGGTCCGCGAGGACTACAGCGCGGACGGCTCGGCGTGGGAGTATTTCTCGCACGACCAAGCTCGGAGCCGCGCCTATCGTTGGGGCGAGGATGGGTTGGCCGGCTTCAGCGACCACCAACAACAACTGTGCCTGGGGCTGGCGCTATGGAATGGAAAGGACCCCATTCTCAAAGAACGCCTGTTCGGCCTGAATAACGGCGAGGGTAATCATGGAGAAGACGTTAAGGAGCTTTATTACTACCTCGACGCGACGCCAACCCATTCGTACTTGAAGATGCTCTACAAGTATTCCCAACGGGAGTTTCCCTACGGCCGTCTGGTCGAGGAGAACCGCAGTCGCAGCCGCTCACGACCGGAGTTTGAAATCATCGACTCCGGCGTGTTTGACGACGACCGCTATTTCGACGTGTTCGTGGAATACGCCAAGTCGGGTCCGGACGACATTCTCATGCGCGTCACGGTCCACAATCGTGGACCTGAAGAAGCCACTCTTCA
Encoded proteins:
- a CDS encoding glucosidase, with protein sequence MSTNAEAVRLEEDRRGAVAWKRWGPYLSERQWGTVREDYSADGSAWEYFSHDQARSRAYRWGEDGLAGFSDHQQQLCLGLALWNGKDPILKERLFGLNNGEGNHGEDVKELYYYLDATPTHSYLKMLYKYSQREFPYGRLVEENRSRSRSRPEFEIIDSGVFDDDRYFDVFVEYAKSGPDDILMRVTVHNRGPEEATLHLLPQIWFRNTWSWGRNLAEGGTLCGAGDPDALARQKPKLGLSPKGFVEVKHPALGEFRVFADGRPEWL